The following proteins come from a genomic window of Platichthys flesus chromosome 1, fPlaFle2.1, whole genome shotgun sequence:
- the baz2ba gene encoding bromodomain adjacent to zinc finger domain protein 2B isoform X12, translating to MESGERLASPAPTLSAARTSSPAASSSSSSSSPSPAPHSKSSLAPSPSALGSTLSNSGRLFGVAGEQPFIGSTLSSAFPLVNHPAFGALYTAGAGRPEFGGLGSLGLSAALATHPQLGALSEWWRAAEAHNRGAAAFLPSFIGFPPFYTPHMQPNHSASPVQIRMPGKNSHTPPKGLNGAVNGSGVFPPTTQSGSFSQSPAPVQSSTKSTKYSNLSNSHRSSPHNNPAELIMKPIQKLKEKKPRKKLADTSVASKSESGTSSDSSSDGSLSSDLDDLAEDDEDDDDDDDDDDEEEDKQSEVSDSEKRTKKKRKVSIPSTGTAKKKAISDPPTLVPLPCSVSPPALSQSSPLALHSSRSWTDSPQQHFSVIQSTGLAANSKPLALLTQPRRETSPSSSPIALTTSPKARSSTASPKPPRLLPSSSPQHLPLSLCSSPKPLAVPSPPHSTLTLSTSPKSFGQPSSVRSSKKSSLKPHQHAPAGAAKSNKRKQLEASLAQINEFRLKQTLMSQGQTFPAELKKQQPGPNKSPKRTSLSSSPLPPAPLPPPQNNHSNLFLSSALLGLPEPNHPNGVIQSTTQDAPLALISKPRKDSAAKGKSPQCDSEAGSMPVNLSTGASRTQGATQAGPPSQPPTTSPHATGHGSRKNKSPKGKGQTPGLGQVPAQADPLAAWKGFSQNHLVQSLVDLFRGGEAGIGIPGVSIPGVGIPGVGIPGTFNPTAGLPANKESDDSDDDDEDDDLEEEEEDEEDSDDSLSESDSNSDSDVSGKKVKELKLLPSGSSKKEMTPRRLTKGPELLNTSTNHTATSCSPLNLQVIKTPTIVSSSSALAYHSSPGSSSYSLASPLGLGKRKRVMDEKELMIPLELGWRRETRIKTVAGRPQGEVAYYAPCSKKLRQYPDVMKGLQWSLLKEEEVIPHILAMEGRRGRPSSSERQSAGEGTKGSRRRKGRPPNVGDPLVPEGPSPSEVKLLRKLEAQEIARQAAQMKMMRKLEKQALARAAKEARKQQAIIASEERRKQKEQIKILKQQEKIKRIQQIRMEKELRAQHLLEAKRRKKEEVNNAKILEAEKRIKEKEMRRQQAEVLKHQERERRRQHLMLMKAVEARKKAEERERLRQEKRDEKRLNKERKLEQRRLEMEIARELRKPNEDMCLSDHKPLPEFSRIPGLILPGRAVSDCLMLMQFLRGFGKVLGLDLNMDVPTLGMLQEGLLNVGDSMGQVQDLLVKLLSLAVCDPGLPPGQKTKTMLGDHLTNVGINRDNVSEVLQMYMGAHCANTDLALLALSLKTKAFQAHTPVQKSSILGFLANELACSRAVISEIDKSLDQMANMRKDKLIMEGKLKKLRIIHAKRTGKREASMGVEENQSVGTPSSAAKRKRKLGGDSDEDEDDEEDSDDPADEDEDEEEEEVKKVKKVEVIDEDDVDQATSIEELEKQIEKLAKQHHQTRKKLFEISHSLRSMTYGQDRYRRRYWVLPHCGGVFIEAMESGEAPEELEEERHRRRAAEEIKVKEEPMEIELEKEKHADADGPSTRTEGLEQQEEEEKEHEGKNNSPSLFYPQKDCVSKLCTIRDTNNDVGRETVKEENKQSPHVRQNGSPVGTHSAAASVTATSPTHNSSESAAASTHSLVTTNDATNIPPPASNFLPVPCLPGPSESPGNTPLSSSPTPSPYLSFQANDQLLRVLTEKSGHWFSLLPRNPCDLSSLTTTPQAAPRVSPQASSTPAGPRSPPQSPALPLTPSAASASTSPHHPAGLLNYPISALQVKQGGSLLGVSFGSWPSGIISPSLPLCSSLSPMPGHSLEGNTASVSSKSESPLPGIEKSSFMPSPALEMPKSLDHPMPRPIPEELLTGWWRVSDIEQLRNLVNALHSRGFREKGLQRQMQKYLEIIPQVCTKHRDVAMIELRDLEESQVSVESVRGWCVEEQAMEMDIAVLQQVEELERKVTSASLQAKGWMYPDPQSEREDLVYYEHKPLTKSTSASSGDKEHPEERGEKGGVTRHLDNPLDIAVTRLADLERNIERRYLRSPLGTTIQIRLDNVGTVTVPAPAPSTSADREGGEEEVAHGMKVWRKALSEVRSAAQLAMCIQQLQKSIAWERSIMKVYCQLCRKGDNEDLLLLCDGCDKGCHTYCHKPKITSIPEGDWYCPSCISKASGPTPKNKRPPIKPVATSGGSGKKGGEAKKSGKQTGNGEVSEEDPASASSTPKKAAAKDTNRKRKLEEVSPALPGVNPETPVCVKRAKTARDNNRDLGLCRVLLAEVERHQDAWPFLTPVNLKSVPGYKKVIKKPMDFATIREKLVSSQYQNLETFIIDVNLVFDNCEKYNEDNSDIGRAGHNMRKFFEKRWTELLKQTN from the exons ATGGAGTCTGGAGAGCGGCTGGCCTCCCCTGCGCCCACCCTGTCTGCTGCTCGCACCTCCTCCCCTGcggcctcttcctcctcttcatcctcttcgcCATCCCCGGCTCCCCACTCTAAGAGCAGCCTGGCCCCAAGCCCCTCAGCACTGGGATCCACCCTCAGCAACTCTG GCCGTCTGTTTGGAGTGGCAGGAGAGCAGCCCTTTATTGGCTCCACATTGTCAAGTGCCTTCCCTCTGGTCAACCACCCAGCCTTCGGAGCCCTCTACACTGCCGGAGCAGGCAGGCCGGAGTTTGGAGGCTTGGGTTCCCTGGGCTTGTCAGCTGCTCTAGCTACACATCCCCAACTAGGAGCCCTTTCTG aGTGGTGGCGAGCTGCTGAAGCCCATAATAGGGGAGCTGCTGCCTTTCTCCCCTCCTTCATCGGCTTCCCCCCATTCTATACCCCTCACATGCAGCCCAACCACAGCGCCAGTCCTGTTCAGATCAGGATGCCAGGCAAGAACAGCCACACCCCACCTAAAG GGTTGAATGGGGCAGTGAATGGCAGCGGTGTCTTTCCTCCCACCACACAATCAGGGAGCTTTTCTCAGAGTCCGGCTCCTGTTCAGTCATCGACCAAGTCGACCAAATATTCAAACCTCTCTAACAGTCACCGTAGCAGCCCCCACAACAATCCAGCAGAGTTGATTATGAAGCCGATCCAGAAACTGAAAGAGAAG AAGCCACGTAAGAAGCTGGCGGACACCTCTGTGGCGAGCAAAAGCGAATCAGGCACATCATCAGACAGCTCAAGTGATGGGTCCCTCAGCAGTGATCTAGACGACCTCgcagaggatgatgaagacgatgatgatgatgacgatgacgatgaCGAAGAAGAGGACAAACAGAGTGAAGTATCAGACTCTGAGAAGCggacaaagaagaaaagaaag GTGTCGATACCCAGCACTGGAACTGCAAAGAAGAAGGCCATCTCAGACCCCCCAACCCTTGTGCCCTTACCCTGCTCTGTGTCCCCCCCTGCCTTGTCCCAGTCCTCGCCACTGGCTCTGCACAGCTCCAGGTCCTGGACAGACAGTCCGCAGCAGCACTTCAGTGTGATCCAGTCCACCGGCCTGGCTGCCAACTCAAAGCCACTGGCACTCCTCACCCAGCCCCGTAGGGAGACTtcaccctcttcctcacccaTAGCTCTCACCACGTCTCCAAAGGCGCGCTCCAGCACCGCCTCTCCCAAACCTCCCAGGctgctgccctcctcctccccccagcACCTGCCCCTCTCCCTTTGCTCCTCCCCGAAGCCTCTGGCCGTGCCCTCGCCACCCCACTCGACGCTCACGCTGTCTACCTCCCCGAAATCTTTTGGCCAGCCCTCATCTGTAAGAAGCTCCAAGAAGTCATCACTGAAGCCACATCAGCACGCTCCTGCTGGCGCTGCCAAATCCAACAAAAGGAAACAGCTTGAAGCTTCACTCGCGCAGATCAATGAGTTCAGGCTCAAACAG ACTCTCATGTCCCAAGGGCAGACATTCCCAGCTGAGCTAAAGAAGCAGCAGCCGGGGCCAAACAAGTCTCCCAAGAGGACGTCTCTGTCTTCATCGCCATTGCCACCTGCTCCGCTTCCTCCACCCCAGAACAATCACTCCAACCTCTTCCTCTCGAGTGCCCTGCTGGGGCTCCCTGAACCCAACCACCCCAATGGAGTCATCCAAAGCACCACTCAGGACGCACCTTTGGCCCTCATCAGCAAACCTCGCAAAGACTCTGCCGCGAAAGGCAAGTCCCCTCAGTGCGACTCCGAAGCTGGGTCAATGCCTGTCAATCTGAGCACAGGGGCGAGCAGGACCCAAGGAGCCACCCAGGCTGGGCCCCCGTCACAGCCCCCCACTACCTCACCCCATGCCACAGGCCATGGATCTAGGAAGAACAAGTCTCCAAAGGGTAAGGGACAAACACCAGGGCTGGGACAGGTACCGGCACAAGCAGACCCTTTAGCTGCCTGGAAGGGCTTCTCTCAGAACCACCTGGTACAATCGCTTGTAGATCTGTTTCGTGGGGGAGAGGCCGGGATCGGGATTCCTGGAGTCAGTATCCCTGGAGTTGGAATTCCAGGAGTGGGAATCCCTGGGACATTTAACCCCACAGCTGGTCTCCCAGCTAACAAGGAATCAGATGACtcggatgatgatgatgaggatgatgaccttgaggaggaggaggaggatgaagaggactCAGATGATAGTCTGTCAG aGTCCGACAGCAACTCAGACAGCGACGTCTCTGGGAAGAAAGTGAAGGAGCTAAAGCTGCTGCCATCTGGATCGTCTAAAAAGGAGATGACTCCCCGCCGGCTAACCAAAGGCCCAGAACTACTGAACACCTCAACCAATCACACCGCCACCAGCTGCTCCCCTCTCAACCTGCAGGTCATCAAGACTCCCACCATTGTCTCCAGCTCCAGTGCCTTGGCCTATCACAGCTCTCCAGGCTCATCATCCTATAGCTTAGCCTCCCCATTAG gtttagggaagaggaagagggtgatGGATGAGAAGGAGTTGATGATACCTCTGGAGCTGGG gtGGCGAAGAGAAACAAGAATCAAAACAGTGGCCGGGCGGCCGCAGGGCGAGGTGGCCTACTACGCCCCCTGTAGCAAGAAACTGAGGCAATACCCAGATGTAATGAAG GGTTTACAGTGGAGCCTGttgaaggaagaggaggtcaTTCCTCATATTTTGGCAATGGAAGGTCGAAGGGGTCGCCCCTCAAGTTCAGAGCGCCAATCGGCGGGCGAGGGCACCAAAGGTTCCCGCCGAAGGAAGGGGCGACCCCCTAATGTGGGCGATCCGCTGGTGCCCGAGGGCCCCAGTCCCAGTGAGGTCAAACTTCTGCGCAAACTAGAGGCACAAG AAATAGCTCGTCAGGCTGCCCAGATGAAAATGATGAGAAAACTGGAAAAGCAGGCACTGGCACGTGCAGCCAAAGAGGCTCGGAAGCAGCAAG CGATCATCGCATCCGAGGAGCGAAGGAAGCAGAAAGAGCAGATCAAGATTCTCAAGCAGCAG GAAAAGATCAAGCGTATTCAGCAGATTCGGATGGAGAAGGAACTCAGGGCGCAGCATCTTTTGGAG GCCAAACGGAGAAAGAAGGAAGAGGTTAACAATGCCAAAATATTGGAAGCAGAAAAACGGATAAag gagaaagagatgaggagacagCAGGCAGAGGTTCTCAAGCACCAG gagagggagaggaggaggcaacATCTTATGCTGATGAAGGCTGTCGAGGCTCGCAAGAAAGCAGAG GAGCGTGAGCGCTTGCGGCAGGAGAAAAGGGATGAGAAGCGTCTGAACAAAGAGCGTAAACTGGAGCAACGGAGGCTGGAGATGGAGATAGCGAGGGAGCTGAGGAAGCCAAATGAAGACATGTGTCTGTCTGACCACAAG CCTCTCCCTGAGTTCTCCCGGATCCCTGGACTCATCCTGCCAGGACGTGCCGTGTCCGACTGCCTTATGCTGATGCAATTCCTGAGAGGCTTTGGGAAGGTGCTGGGACTCGACTTGAACATGGATGTGCCCACCCTGGGCATGCTACAGGAGGGCTTGCTCAATGTGGGGGACAGCATGGGCCAGGTCCAAGATCTTCTGGTCAAACTGCTCTCTCTGGCAGTCTGTGATCCTGGGTTGCCACCTGGACAAAAG aCCAAAACCATGCTGGGCGACCATCTGACCAATGTTGGCATCAACAGGGATAATGTGTCTGAGGTGCTACAGATGTACATGGGGGCCcattgtgcaaacacagacTTGGCTCTTCTGGCCCTCAGTCTGAAGACCAAGGCTTTCCAGGCCCACACCCCTGTGCAGAAGTCCTCTATTCTGGGCTTCCTGGCTAATGAGCTAGCCTGCAGCAGAGCTGTTATCAG TGAGATTGACAAGAGTCTTGATCAGATGGCAAACATGAGGAAGGACAAGCTCATCATGGAGGGGAAACTGAAAAA GCTCAGGATCATTCATGCCAAACGCACTGGGAAGAGGGAGGCCAGCATGGGTGTGGAAGAGAACCAGTCTGTTGGCACTCCATCCTCCGCCGCCAAACGCAAGAGGAAACTGGGGGGAGACAGTGATGAAGACGAAGATGACGAAGAAGACAGCGATGACCCGGCCgatgaagacgaggatgaggaggaggaagaggtgaagaaagtaaaaaaagtgGAGGTCATTGATGAG GATGACGTCGACCAGGCCACCAGCatcgaggagctggagaagcagaTAGAGAAGTTAGCCAAG CAACATCATCAGACCAGAAAAAAGCTGTTTGAGATCTCTCATTCTCTGCGCTCCATGACGTATGGCCAGGACCGATACCGCCGCCGGTACTGGGTGCTTCCCCACTGTGGAGGAGTCTTCATTGAAGCCATGGAGAGCGGAGAAG CACCAGAGGAACTAGAGGAGGAGCGACATAGGAGGAGAGCGGCGGAGGAGATCAAGGTCAAAGAGGAACCTATGGAGATCGAGTTAGAGAAGGAGAAACACGCCGATGCTGATGGGCCGAGCACTCGAACAGAAGGTTTGGagcaacaggaagaggaggaaaaggagcaCGAGGGGAAGAATAACTCCCCGAGTCTCTTCTACCCTCAGAAAGACTGTGTTTCCAAGCTCTGCACAATCCGGGACACAAACAACGACGTTGGCAGAGAAACTGTGAAGGAAGAGAACAAGCAGAGTCCCCATGTGAGGCAAAATGGCAGCCCCGTGGGCACTCacagcgccgcagcttcagTAACAGCCACCTCCCCCACTCACAATTCCTCTGAGTCGGCAGCAGCATCAACCCACTCCCTGGTGACCACTAATGACGCAACAAACATCCCTCCCCCGGCCTCCAACTTTTTACCTGTGCCATGCCTGCCAGGCCCAAGTGAAAGCCCGGGGAACACTCCCCTATCCTCGTCCCCTACTCCGTCTCCCTACCTCTCATTTCAAGCCAACGACCAGCTGCTCAGAGTCCTGACGGAGAAGAGTGGACACTGGTTCAGTCTGCTCCCTCGCAACCCCTGTGACCTCTCTTCCCTCACCACGACTCCTCAGGCAGCGCCACGCGTGTCTCCCCAGGCATCCTCCACCCCAGCCGGGCCCAGATCACCACCTCAGTCCCCTGCCTTGCCTCTCACCccttctgctgcttcagcctccaCCAGCCCACACCACCCAGCTGGCCTCCTCAACTACCCAATATCGGCCCTGCAG GTGAAGCAAGGTGGTTCATTGCTAGGTGTGTCTTTTGGAAGCTGGCCCAGCGGCATTATAAGTCCCAGCCTGCCTCTGTGCAGCAGCCTCAGCCCCATGCCGGGTCACTCACTGGAGGGCAACACGGCAAGTGTCTCCAGTAAGAGTGAATCGCCTTTACCTGGCATTGAGAAATCCTCATTCATGCCCTCTCCTGCCTTGGAAATGCCCAAATCCCTCGACCACCCCATGCCTCGACCCATCCCAGAAG AGTTGCTGACAGGATGGTGGCGTGTTTCTGACATCGAGCAGCTGAGGAATTTAGTCAATGCTCTGCACAGCCGAGGCTTTAGAGAGAAGGGCCTCCAGAGGCAGATGCAGAAATACTTGGAGATCATCCCCCAGGTCTGCACCAAACACAGAGACG TGGCCATGATCGAGCTGCGTGATCTGGAGGAGAGCCAGGTCAGTGTGGAGTCAGTGCGAGGCTGGTGCGTTGAGGAGCAGGCGATGGAGATGGACATTGCCGTCCTGCAGCAGGtcgaggagctggagaggaaggtCACGTCTGCCAGCCTGCAGGCGAAG GGCTGGATGTATCCGGACCCTCAATCTGAGCGGGAGGACCTGGTGTACTACGAGCACAAGCCACTCACAAAATCAACGTCAGCGAGCAGCGGAGACAAGGAGCATCCCGAAGAGCGCGGGGAGAAGGGTGGGGTGACGCGTCACCTGGATAACCCACTGGACATAGCAGTGACACGTCTGGCTGATCTGGAGCGCAACATCGAGAGAAGGTACCTGAGGAGCCCCTTAGGTACCACCATTCAGATCAGGCTGGATAATGTGGGTACGGTCACTGTCCCTGCCCCCGCCCCATCCACTAGTGCTGACAGGGAAGG TGGCGAGGAGGAGGTGGCCCACGGCATGAAGGTGTGGAGGAAGGCCCTGAGCGAGGTGCGCAGTGCTGCCCAGTTGGCCATGTGCATCCAGCAGCTACAGAAGTCCATCGCCTGGGAGAGGTCCATCATGAAAGTG TACTGTCAGTTGTGCAGGAAGGGCGATAATGAGGACCTGCTCCTGCTGTGTGATGGCTGTGACAAAGGCTGCCACACTTACTGTCACAAACCCAAGATCACCAGTATCCCAGAGGGAGACTGGTACTGCCCGTCCTGCATATCCAAG GCGAGTGGTCCTACCCCCAAAAACAAAAGGCCTCCAATCAAACCAGTAGCAACCAGCGGAGGAAGTGGCAAGAAAGGCGGAGAAGCGAAGAAGAGCGGGAAGCAGACGGGCAACGGGGAAGTATCGGAGGAGGACCCCGCGAGCGCCAGCAGCACGCCCAAGAAAGCAGCGGCAAAAGACaccaacaggaagaggaaattgGAAGAGGTCTCACCTGCTCTGCCGGGAGTCAATCCGGagacccctgtgtgtgtgaagagagcCAAGACGGCTAGAGACAACAACAGGGACCTGGGACTATGCAG gGTGCTCCTTGCTGAGGTGGAGCGGCATCAGGATGCATGGCCTTTCCTCACACCCGTCAACCTGAAGTCAGTCCCTGGCTACAAGAAGGTCATCAAGAAACCAATGGACTTCGCCACCATACGTGAGAAGCTCGTGAGCAGCCA gtATCAAAATCTGGAGACTTTCATCATCGATGTCAACTTGGTGTTTGACAACTGCGAAAAATACAATGAAGACAATTCAGACATTGGCCGAGCCGGTCATAACATGAGGAAGTTCTTCGAGAAGCGCTGGACTGAGcttctgaaacaaacaaactaa